One region of Dokdonia sp. 4H-3-7-5 genomic DNA includes:
- the nrfD gene encoding NrfD/PsrC family molybdoenzyme membrane anchor subunit yields the protein MMAHYEAPIRRPLVTGDKTYHDVTLDIVAPVEGRANKSWWIVFSIALVAFLWGIGCIIYTVTNGIGSWGLNKTVGWAWDITNFVWWVGIGHAGTLISAVLLLFRQKWRMAINRSAEAMTIFSVVQAGLFPIIHMGRPWLAYWVLPIPNQFGSLWVNFNSPLLWDVFAISTYLSVSLVFWWTGLLPDFAMIRDRAVKPFQKKIYSLLAFGWSGRAKDWQRFEEVSLVLAGLATPLVLSVHTIVSFDFATSVIPGWHTTIFPPYFVAGAVFSGFAMVNTLLIIMRKVVSLEAYITVQHIELMNIVIMITGSIVGVAYITELFMAWYSGVEYEQYAFLNRATGPYAWSYWAMMTCNVFSPQFMWFPKLRRSIMFSFIISIVVNIGMWFERFVIIVTSLHRDYLPSSWTMFSPTFVDIGIFIGTIGFFFVLFLLYARTFPVIAQAEVKTIMKSSGERYKKLRESGQSLVGTGADPRTSGGPVKINLDGAYIAKPQEVSEGETIIAEDNHGAVSLTDRLGSFDAATQKADDLKVINGIGPKMEEKLNVLGIYTYEQVSRMTSSEYSLLDNLTGSFPGRAERDDWAGQANNLK from the coding sequence ATTATGGCGCATTACGAAGCACCTATACGAAGACCACTAGTTACCGGAGATAAAACTTATCACGATGTAACTTTAGATATAGTCGCTCCTGTTGAAGGACGAGCTAATAAATCATGGTGGATCGTATTCTCTATCGCACTTGTTGCTTTCTTATGGGGAATAGGCTGTATTATCTATACTGTAACAAACGGTATTGGTAGTTGGGGTCTAAACAAAACCGTAGGATGGGCTTGGGATATTACCAACTTTGTATGGTGGGTAGGAATCGGGCACGCAGGAACATTGATATCTGCGGTACTATTATTATTCCGTCAGAAGTGGCGTATGGCAATTAACCGCTCGGCAGAGGCGATGACTATCTTCTCTGTAGTTCAAGCTGGTTTATTTCCTATTATCCACATGGGCCGTCCATGGCTAGCGTATTGGGTACTTCCTATACCTAATCAATTTGGTTCTCTATGGGTAAACTTTAACTCACCGCTACTATGGGATGTATTTGCAATTTCTACATATCTTTCTGTATCACTGGTGTTTTGGTGGACTGGATTGCTTCCTGATTTTGCGATGATACGTGATAGAGCTGTAAAGCCTTTCCAAAAGAAGATTTATAGTCTACTTGCCTTTGGTTGGTCTGGTAGAGCAAAAGATTGGCAGCGTTTTGAAGAAGTGTCTTTGGTACTTGCAGGTCTAGCAACACCATTAGTACTTTCGGTACACACGATTGTATCTTTTGACTTTGCGACATCGGTAATACCTGGGTGGCACACCACGATTTTCCCTCCTTACTTTGTTGCAGGAGCGGTTTTCTCAGGGTTTGCCATGGTAAATACACTTCTTATTATAATGCGTAAAGTTGTAAGTCTTGAAGCTTACATTACTGTTCAACATATTGAGCTTATGAACATCGTAATTATGATTACGGGTTCTATAGTAGGTGTTGCTTATATTACAGAGTTGTTTATGGCTTGGTATTCTGGTGTAGAATATGAGCAGTATGCATTCTTAAACAGGGCTACTGGTCCTTATGCATGGTCTTATTGGGCAATGATGACATGTAATGTGTTTTCTCCACAGTTTATGTGGTTTCCTAAGTTGAGAAGATCAATAATGTTTTCTTTTATTATTTCTATTGTAGTAAATATAGGAATGTGGTTTGAGCGTTTCGTGATTATTGTAACTTCACTTCACCGTGATTATTTACCTTCATCATGGACAATGTTCTCACCTACATTTGTAGATATAGGTATCTTTATAGGTACTATAGGTTTCTTCTTTGTATTGTTCTTATTATATGCCCGTACATTCCCGGTGATTGCACAAGCAGAAGTAAAAACAATCATGAAGTCTTCTGGAGAGCGTTACAAGAAATTACGTGAGTCAGGACAATCATTAGTAGGTACAGGAGCAGATCCTCGTACATCTGGTGGGCCTGTAAAAATTAATCTTGATGGTGCATATATTGCAAAACCTCAGGAGGTCTCTGAAGGGGAAACTATAATAGCTGAGGATAATCATGGTGCTGTATCGTTAACCGATCGCTTGGGATCATTTGACGCTGCAACACAAAAAGCAGATGATCTAAAGGTTATTAACGGCATTGGTCCAAAGATGGAAGAGAAACTTAATGTTCTAGGCATTTACACGTACGAGCAGGTAAGTAGAATGACATCTAGTGAGTATTCGTTACTTGATAATCTAACTGGATCATTTCCTGGTCGTGCAGAGCGCGATGACTGGGCTGGTCAAGCTAACAATCTTAAATAA
- a CDS encoding DUF3341 domain-containing protein — protein MASTVIHAIYTDDDILMNAVKEVKKKHLHINDIFTPFPVHGLDKAMGLAPTRLAITAFLYGCVGITVATLMMNFIMIEDWPQNIGGKPSFSYIENMPAFVPIMFELTVFFAAHLMVITFYLRSRLWPFKKAENPDVRTTDDHFLMEIDATGKDGEELANFLVTTGAVEINLIANEA, from the coding sequence ATGGCATCTACAGTTATACACGCAATATATACAGATGACGACATTCTTATGAATGCTGTTAAAGAGGTAAAGAAGAAGCATCTTCATATTAATGATATATTTACCCCTTTCCCTGTACACGGACTTGACAAGGCCATGGGTCTTGCCCCTACTCGTCTTGCAATTACAGCATTTCTTTATGGATGTGTTGGTATTACAGTGGCGACATTAATGATGAACTTCATAATGATTGAAGATTGGCCGCAGAATATTGGTGGTAAACCTTCTTTTAGTTACATAGAAAACATGCCTGCTTTTGTGCCTATCATGTTTGAACTTACAGTGTTTTTTGCTGCTCACTTGATGGTTATAACTTTCTACTTAAGAAGTAGATTGTGGCCATTTAAGAAGGCTGAAAATCCAGATGTACGTACAACAGATGATCATTTCCTTATGGAAATAGACGCAACTGGTAAGGATGGAGAGGAGCTCGCAAACTTTTTAGTTACAACTGGAGCTGTAGAAATTAATTTAATTGCAAACGAAGCATAA
- a CDS encoding c-type cytochrome, whose translation MKNISKIAILLIAFASVISCQDDNKPNYQYMPNMYESVGYETYGKYEVFPDGYEALEPAEGSVMRGWMPYDFENTPEGKASAKADLKNPLPLTEDNYVKGNELYNIYCSICHGVKGDGKGNLAKREKILGVPAYNDAGRAITEGSVYHVMYYGINSMGSYASQMTEDELWMVDHYVMGLKDALDGKPQREFTASEIISEMTEGKIDTDLNEGAVDAIPGPESEPMNAQGNEQN comes from the coding sequence ATGAAGAATATATCTAAAATAGCTATTTTATTAATTGCCTTTGCAAGTGTTATCTCTTGCCAAGATGATAATAAACCTAACTATCAGTATATGCCTAATATGTATGAGTCCGTAGGTTACGAGACTTATGGTAAATATGAGGTTTTTCCTGATGGTTATGAAGCACTTGAACCTGCAGAAGGATCTGTTATGAGAGGTTGGATGCCTTATGATTTTGAAAATACTCCAGAAGGTAAAGCTTCCGCAAAAGCTGATTTGAAAAATCCGCTTCCACTTACAGAAGACAATTATGTAAAGGGTAACGAACTGTATAATATTTACTGTTCAATCTGTCACGGTGTAAAAGGTGATGGTAAGGGTAATCTTGCGAAACGCGAGAAAATACTAGGTGTACCTGCCTATAACGATGCCGGTAGAGCTATTACTGAAGGCAGTGTATATCACGTAATGTACTATGGTATTAACTCTATGGGGTCTTATGCTTCTCAAATGACTGAAGACGAGCTTTGGATGGTTGATCACTATGTAATGGGGCTTAAAGATGCACTAGATGGTAAGCCGCAGAGAGAGTTTACTGCTTCCGAAATCATTTCGGAGATGACTGAAGGTAAGATTGACACTGATTTAAACGAGGGCGCAGTCGATGCTATTCCAGGTCCAGAATCTGAGCCAATGAATGCTCAAGGTAACGAACAAAACTAA
- a CDS encoding cytochrome c oxidase subunit II, which produces MTGLLALIVVILFVVTLWQMSKIFKLSQFNKKTNSETAQVADDKDNRINGKLMLWFAIVFYFIMAYCFINYSKFYLPEASSEHGADYDNLLFISLALIMFVQVITQALLHYFAYKYSGKKGQKALFYADNDKLEFIWTIIPVIVLAGLIIYGLFTWSDIMNFDEDEDAIVVELYAKRFGWQARYAGEDNILGNANVRFIEGANTVGVDESDVDAMDDKITTELHLPVGRQVIFKLRSQDVLHSAYMPHFRAQMNVVPGMITQFSFTPSKTTSEIRDTDYMKDKMATIKEIRKEKNKVSIAAGDGPIDAYDEFDYYLLCNKICGASHYNMQMKIVVETQEEYDAWIAEQKTFGSSIAAAQE; this is translated from the coding sequence ATGACAGGTTTATTAGCACTCATCGTAGTAATTCTATTTGTAGTCACGCTTTGGCAGATGTCAAAGATCTTTAAACTATCACAGTTTAATAAGAAAACCAATAGCGAGACAGCTCAGGTAGCTGACGACAAAGACAACCGCATCAATGGAAAGTTGATGCTATGGTTTGCGATTGTCTTTTATTTCATAATGGCGTACTGTTTTATTAATTACAGTAAATTTTATTTACCGGAAGCATCATCAGAACATGGTGCGGATTATGATAATTTGTTATTTATCTCACTAGCCCTTATTATGTTTGTGCAGGTTATAACTCAAGCATTATTGCATTACTTTGCTTATAAGTACAGTGGGAAGAAAGGCCAGAAAGCTCTTTTTTATGCAGATAATGACAAATTAGAATTTATCTGGACAATTATTCCAGTAATTGTTTTAGCAGGTTTAATTATCTATGGACTTTTCACTTGGTCTGATATTATGAACTTTGATGAGGACGAGGATGCCATAGTAGTGGAGCTATATGCAAAACGTTTTGGATGGCAAGCTAGATATGCAGGAGAAGATAATATTTTAGGTAATGCCAATGTAAGGTTCATTGAAGGTGCAAACACCGTCGGGGTGGATGAGAGTGATGTAGATGCAATGGATGATAAAATCACTACTGAATTACACCTTCCTGTAGGACGTCAAGTGATTTTTAAACTACGTTCTCAAGACGTTCTTCACTCGGCATATATGCCACACTTTAGAGCGCAGATGAACGTAGTGCCAGGAATGATTACTCAGTTTTCATTCACTCCCTCAAAGACTACTTCAGAAATCCGTGATACGGATTATATGAAGGACAAAATGGCTACTATTAAGGAAATTAGAAAAGAAAAGAATAAGGTTTCTATTGCTGCTGGAGACGGTCCAATAGATGCATACGACGAATTTGACTATTACTTGCTATGTAATAAGATTTGTGGAGCTTCGCATTATAATATGCAGATGAAGATTGTTGTTGAGACCCAAGAAGAGTATGATGCTTGGATAGCAGAACAAAAAACATTTGGTAGTTCTATTGCAGCGGCTCAAGAGTAA
- a CDS encoding cbb3-type cytochrome c oxidase subunit I → MAAHAPTADHGHDDHEHHHEQTFVTKYIFSTDHKMISKQYLITGLIMGIIGIGMSLIFRLQLAWPDHQFTIYEVLLGDWGKDGVMDPNIYLALITIHGTIMVFFVLTAGLSGTFSNLLIPLQIGARDMASGFLNMVSYWLFFISSVIMVLSLFVESGPAAAGWTIYPPLSALPNSIPASGMGMTLWLVSMAIFIASSLLGSLNYVVTVINLRTKGMSMTRLPLTIWAFFVTAIIGVVSFPVLLSAALMLIMDRSFGTSFFLSDIYIGGEVLHNSGGSPVLFEHLFWFLGHPEVYIVLLPALGISSEIISTNSRKPIFGYRAMIASILAIAFLSTIVWGHHMFISGMNPFLGSVFTFTTLLIAIPSAVKAFNYITTLWKGNLQFNPGMLFSIGLVSTFISGGLTGIILGDSTLDINVHDTYFVVAHFHLVMGISALYGLFAGVYHWFPKMFEGKMMNKNLGYVHFWITVIGAYGIFFPMHFIGMAGLPRRYYTNSAFPYFDDLLDVNKAISIFAFITAGAQLVFLYNFIHSMFYGKVGAQNPWKSNTLEWTTGHKHIHGNWAGAIPEVQRWPYDYSKLNKDGSDYVIPGQDFIPQTMPLQPNEEEMNH, encoded by the coding sequence ATGGCAGCACACGCACCAACAGCAGATCATGGTCATGACGATCACGAGCACCACCACGAGCAAACATTTGTAACGAAATATATCTTTAGTACAGATCACAAGATGATCTCAAAGCAGTACTTAATTACTGGTTTGATAATGGGTATTATCGGTATTGGAATGTCATTGATATTCCGTCTACAACTTGCTTGGCCAGATCACCAATTCACTATCTATGAAGTACTCTTAGGAGACTGGGGTAAGGATGGTGTTATGGATCCAAATATTTATTTAGCACTAATTACGATACACGGAACCATCATGGTGTTCTTTGTACTTACTGCTGGTTTGAGTGGTACATTTAGTAACTTATTAATTCCACTTCAAATTGGGGCTCGAGATATGGCTTCTGGATTTTTGAATATGGTTTCTTATTGGTTGTTTTTCATCTCATCAGTAATTATGGTTCTTTCTCTATTTGTAGAGTCTGGTCCAGCAGCTGCAGGATGGACAATTTACCCTCCATTATCTGCGTTACCTAACAGTATTCCTGCTTCGGGCATGGGTATGACATTGTGGTTAGTATCAATGGCTATTTTCATTGCTTCGTCACTATTAGGATCTTTAAATTATGTAGTAACCGTAATTAATCTACGTACTAAGGGTATGTCTATGACTAGACTTCCTCTTACAATCTGGGCATTCTTCGTAACTGCAATCATTGGTGTTGTTTCATTCCCAGTATTACTTTCTGCGGCATTAATGCTTATTATGGACAGAAGTTTTGGAACATCATTCTTCTTATCTGATATTTATATAGGTGGAGAGGTATTACATAATTCTGGAGGTTCGCCTGTATTATTTGAGCACCTTTTCTGGTTCTTAGGTCACCCAGAAGTATATATAGTATTACTACCGGCATTAGGAATATCGTCTGAGATTATATCAACTAACTCGCGTAAGCCTATTTTTGGTTATCGTGCGATGATTGCTTCTATTCTTGCGATAGCATTCTTGTCTACCATCGTATGGGGTCACCACATGTTTATCTCGGGAATGAACCCATTCTTAGGATCGGTATTTACATTTACAACATTGCTTATTGCGATTCCATCTGCAGTAAAAGCATTTAACTATATAACCACTTTATGGAAAGGTAATCTCCAGTTCAACCCTGGGATGTTATTTTCTATAGGTCTTGTATCTACTTTTATCTCTGGTGGACTTACAGGGATTATTCTTGGAGATTCTACATTAGATATTAACGTTCACGATACGTACTTTGTAGTAGCTCACTTTCACTTGGTGATGGGTATATCTGCGCTTTATGGATTGTTTGCGGGAGTATACCACTGGTTCCCAAAAATGTTTGAAGGTAAGATGATGAACAAGAACTTAGGTTACGTTCACTTCTGGATTACAGTTATAGGAGCGTACGGTATTTTCTTCCCTATGCACTTCATCGGAATGGCGGGATTACCTAGACGTTACTACACGAACTCTGCTTTCCCATATTTTGATGATTTACTAGACGTAAATAAGGCTATAAGTATTTTTGCATTCATAACTGCAGGAGCACAATTAGTATTCTTATATAACTTTATCCATTCTATGTTCTATGGAAAAGTAGGAGCGCAAAACCCTTGGAAGTCTAACACGTTAGAGTGGACTACGGGACATAAGCATATCCACGGTAACTGGGCTGGAGCAATTCCAGAGGTACAACGTTGGCCATATGATTATTCTAAATTGAATAAAGATGGTTCAGATTACGTAATACCTGGTCAAGATTTTATCCCACAGACCATGCCTCTTCAACCTAATGAAGAAGAAATGAATCACTAG
- the ruvB gene encoding Holliday junction branch migration DNA helicase RuvB, protein MNEHLDPTNEGFSREDVDVEKALRPLSFDDFAGQDQVLENLKIFVQAANLRGEALDHTLFHGPPGLGKTTLANILANELDVNIKITSGPVLDKPGDLAGLLTNLDERDVLFIDEIHRLSPIVEEYLYSAMEDYRIDIMIETGPNARSVQIDLAPFTLVGATTRSGLLTAPMRARFGISSRLQYYTTELLTTIVERSSSILGVPISMEAAVEIAGRSRGTPRIANALLRRVRDFAQIKGNGSIDIAIAKYSLEALNVDAHGLDEMDNKILATIIDKFKGGPVGITTLATAVSESAETIEEVYEPFLIQQGFIMRTPRGREVTEEAYRHLGRVKGPVQGGLF, encoded by the coding sequence ATGAATGAACATTTAGACCCCACAAATGAAGGTTTTTCTAGAGAAGATGTAGATGTCGAAAAGGCATTGAGACCTCTGTCTTTTGATGACTTTGCAGGACAAGATCAGGTGCTGGAAAATCTTAAGATATTTGTTCAAGCTGCAAATCTTAGAGGTGAGGCGCTAGATCATACATTGTTTCATGGTCCTCCAGGTTTAGGTAAAACCACCCTTGCAAATATTCTTGCCAATGAACTTGATGTAAATATCAAGATTACATCAGGTCCTGTACTAGACAAGCCAGGAGATCTTGCGGGTTTACTTACCAATCTTGATGAGAGAGATGTGCTTTTCATTGATGAGATACATAGATTGAGTCCCATAGTAGAAGAGTATCTATACTCAGCTATGGAGGATTATCGTATCGACATTATGATCGAGACCGGTCCTAATGCTCGAAGCGTACAGATCGATCTTGCTCCATTTACATTAGTGGGTGCAACAACTCGTTCTGGACTACTTACAGCGCCTATGCGAGCACGTTTTGGTATCTCAAGTAGATTACAATATTACACTACGGAACTGCTTACTACTATCGTTGAGCGTAGTTCGAGCATATTAGGGGTGCCTATCTCCATGGAAGCCGCTGTTGAGATTGCAGGAAGGAGTAGAGGAACTCCTCGTATTGCAAATGCGTTGTTGAGACGTGTGCGCGATTTTGCTCAGATCAAGGGTAATGGAAGTATAGATATTGCTATTGCAAAATACAGTCTTGAGGCATTAAATGTAGATGCACACGGACTTGATGAGATGGATAATAAAATACTTGCGACCATTATAGATAAGTTTAAGGGTGGTCCTGTGGGGATTACTACACTTGCAACTGCCGTATCTGAGAGTGCAGAGACTATTGAGGAAGTCTACGAGCCATTCCTAATACAACAGGGTTTTATAATGCGTACACCTAGAGGTAGAGAAGTGACCGAAGAAGCTTATAGGCATTTAGGTCGTGTAAAAGGGCCTGTGCAAGGCGGACTGTTTTAA
- a CDS encoding cytochrome P450, with product MPDKIPAVSVFKFLANAGSILKNPLPFHKENFESKGDTFKLKLGFGNDVVFSRDPEFAKYALQKNQRNYSKSPIQTKDLAKYVGEGLLTAEGDHWKKQRKLIQPAFHKKQLAQLLDAMHEVIKEELLRIETHKPFDVFEVFNDLAFMTVVKALFKTDVDRDKINRLQHITEQAQKMLVKELRQPFKAWYFKYGGAIDKHLALTKEARVILKELVKERKDSGDKPGDLLDMLLDSQYEDGGFMDNKQLIDEILILFSAGHETTSNALTFTAELLARNPIWQDKIYEEYAFAKANSTNLNEFLRHCTITKQVLEETMRMYPPAYFIDRVNIEDDDHNGMEVPAGSNLLFSVIEIHKHKDFWERADQFDPTRFDDNAGMKHPAYFPFGAGPRMCIGNNFAMYEMILAITEMVSMYKITPKNTPIEILPLITLKPKNALLEFIPR from the coding sequence ATGCCAGATAAAATTCCAGCAGTATCCGTGTTTAAATTTCTTGCAAATGCAGGAAGTATCCTCAAAAACCCTCTGCCTTTTCATAAAGAAAACTTTGAGTCAAAAGGTGATACTTTTAAACTAAAGCTTGGTTTTGGTAATGATGTCGTCTTTTCAAGAGATCCGGAATTTGCCAAATATGCACTTCAGAAAAATCAGCGGAATTATAGTAAATCACCTATCCAAACTAAAGACTTAGCAAAATATGTTGGGGAAGGTCTGCTTACGGCAGAAGGTGACCACTGGAAAAAACAACGTAAACTCATACAGCCAGCCTTTCATAAAAAGCAACTAGCTCAATTACTTGATGCAATGCATGAGGTAATTAAAGAAGAGCTATTGCGTATTGAAACGCATAAGCCTTTTGATGTATTTGAAGTTTTTAATGATCTTGCATTTATGACTGTCGTTAAGGCATTGTTTAAAACAGATGTAGATCGAGATAAAATTAATAGATTGCAGCACATCACAGAGCAGGCACAAAAGATGCTTGTAAAAGAACTGCGCCAGCCATTTAAGGCATGGTATTTTAAATATGGTGGTGCTATAGATAAGCATCTTGCTCTTACAAAAGAGGCGAGGGTGATTCTAAAGGAACTCGTAAAAGAGCGCAAAGACAGCGGTGACAAGCCAGGTGATTTACTTGATATGCTGCTAGATTCTCAATATGAAGATGGTGGGTTTATGGACAATAAACAGCTTATTGATGAAATTCTCATTTTATTTTCGGCGGGTCATGAGACTACCTCAAATGCACTAACTTTTACAGCAGAGCTGCTTGCTAGAAATCCTATCTGGCAAGATAAAATTTATGAAGAATACGCTTTCGCGAAAGCGAACTCCACAAACCTTAATGAGTTTTTAAGACATTGTACCATTACCAAGCAAGTGCTGGAGGAAACCATGCGTATGTATCCACCGGCATATTTTATAGATCGAGTGAATATTGAAGATGATGATCATAACGGAATGGAGGTTCCTGCAGGTTCTAACTTATTGTTTTCTGTGATAGAGATACATAAGCATAAGGACTTTTGGGAACGAGCAGATCAATTTGATCCTACGAGGTTTGATGATAACGCAGGGATGAAACATCCGGCATATTTTCCTTTTGGCGCAGGACCTAGAATGTGTATAGGGAATAATTTTGCAATGTATGAAATGATCTTAGCTATTACAGAAATGGTTAGTATGTATAAGATTACCCCAAAAAACACACCTATTGAAATTTTACCGCTTATTACCTTAAAGCCTAAAAATGCGTTGCTAGAATTTATACCAAGATAG